The nucleotide window TAATCAAGAATCCCGCTATTTCATTCTCCTTTTCGATTACAACAAAGTGTTTAGCTATTTGCAGAAACTCCTCGAAATCTGCAATAGGAATGCTATTCACATGCGGAAGTGCGGCTTCATTTAGGGAGTGAATGGTTTCTAAGTCTTGAAGAGTAGCTGTTCTTATCATTTATCCTCTTTGAAAATTTCATTAAAAGTAAGCATCTCATTTTGAATTCTGAAAGGAGTACATGATTTTCAGCTGATATTTCAATTAAATAATACTTGCCCCTTTTCATGGATTGTAAGAAAGCTGAATTCGATTTAGACCCTAATGTTACTTTTTTGAACTGCGCATATATGTCTCCACTTTTGAATACCGTGGAAGAAGCGGGAATTCAGGGCATTAAAAGGAAACGCCGTCCACATATAATTCCTCCTACCGATTTTTTTGATGAAACCGACATACTTAGAAAAGAATATGCTAAGCTTGTTCATTGTAGTGAACCGAATAGACTAGTTGTAATTCCTTCTGCTTCTTATGGGATGGCAAATGTTGCTAAGAATGTTGAATTAAAAGCAAGCGATAATATTATTGTTGCTGGCGAGCAATTCCCAAGCAATGTGTATCCATGGATGGAAATCGCAAATAAAGCCCAAGCGACCATCAAAACCATTGCGCCACCCAATACCCTAGATGGGAGGGGAAAGGCTTGGAACGAGCAAATTTTGGAGGCTATAGACGAACATACTCGTCTAGTAGCGATGGGTAATATACATTGGGCGGATGGTACCATCTTTGATATGAAAGCCATTCGTGCTAAAACTACTAAAGTTGGTGCGCTCATGGCCATCGACGGTACTCAATCAATTGGGGCAATGCCATTCAATATTGATGAGATTAAACCTGATGCGTTAGTTACAGCAAGCTATAAATCTCTGATGGGGCCTTATAGTATCGGGATGGCGTACTATGGTCCGTCTTTAAACCATGGATCGCCTATTGAACAGAACTGGATTAATAGATATGAAAGTGAAAACTTTTCAAATTTAGTGAACTATAGTGATCGTTACCAAGATGGAGCTTTACGCTATGAAGTAGGCGAGCATAGTAACTTTATCTTAGTGCCGATGTTAATTGCTGCGGTAAAAAAACTGAATGAATGGGGCCCTGAAAACATCCAAGAGTATTGTAGAAATCTTGTAGAACCTTCCATTCAAAAATTACGAGAGGCGGGTTATTGGATTGAAGAAACTGAATATAGAGCCTCCAACTTATTTGGAATTCGTTTAGGCAATCAGCATGATATGGAGAAGATTAAAGCAGCCCTCACCCAAGCCAACATCTTAGTTTCCTATCGAGGAGATGCGATTCGAGTATCACCGAGTATCTATAATGATGAACTAGACATGGCTAAACTTGTATCGGTATTAACTTCATTTTAAAGCTATGAAAACATCACGACGTGGATTTATAAAAACTTTAGCATCGGGCGTTGGTGCAGCGGCATTCGGTAGCATCACTGCTGTTTCTGAGTGGGCTAATCACGAGCTTCAATCGCGAACGATGACTGGTTTAGAGTCGGCCACAGATTATTCCCTCTCCCCTAGTGTCACGTATCT belongs to Balneola vulgaris DSM 17893 and includes:
- a CDS encoding aminotransferase class V-fold PLP-dependent enzyme; this translates as MDCKKAEFDLDPNVTFLNCAYMSPLLNTVEEAGIQGIKRKRRPHIIPPTDFFDETDILRKEYAKLVHCSEPNRLVVIPSASYGMANVAKNVELKASDNIIVAGEQFPSNVYPWMEIANKAQATIKTIAPPNTLDGRGKAWNEQILEAIDEHTRLVAMGNIHWADGTIFDMKAIRAKTTKVGALMAIDGTQSIGAMPFNIDEIKPDALVTASYKSLMGPYSIGMAYYGPSLNHGSPIEQNWINRYESENFSNLVNYSDRYQDGALRYEVGEHSNFILVPMLIAAVKKLNEWGPENIQEYCRNLVEPSIQKLREAGYWIEETEYRASNLFGIRLGNQHDMEKIKAALTQANILVSYRGDAIRVSPSIYNDELDMAKLVSVLTSF